The Acidobacteriota bacterium genome includes a region encoding these proteins:
- a CDS encoding Dps family protein — MKIDIGIKEEDRGEIAQGLSRLLADTYTLYLKTHNFHWNVTGPMFQTLHLMFETEYNELALAVDLIAERIRALGFPAPATYADFARLSSIKETPGVPKAEDMIRLLVEGQEAVVSTARSVFPSADRVNDEATADLLTQRMQVHEKTAWMLRSLLEG; from the coding sequence ATGAAAATAGATATTGGCATCAAAGAGGAAGACAGAGGCGAAATTGCCCAGGGGCTGTCGCGGTTGCTGGCGGACACTTACACCTTGTACCTCAAGACTCACAACTTTCACTGGAATGTAACCGGTCCAATGTTCCAAACGCTCCATCTGATGTTTGAGACTGAGTACAATGAACTCGCGCTCGCCGTGGATCTGATCGCGGAACGGATCAGGGCTCTGGGCTTTCCGGCTCCGGCGACCTACGCGGACTTCGCCCGGCTGAGCTCGATCAAGGAAACGCCCGGAGTGCCGAAAGCCGAGGACATGATAAGGCTTCTGGTGGAAGGACAGGAGGCAGTCGTCTCCACGGCGCGGTCGGTGTTCCCTTCGGCGGATCGCGTGAATGACGAGGCCACCGCGGATCTACTGACGCAGCGGATGCAAGTGCACGAGAAGACTGCGTGGATGCTTAGAAGCTTGCTGGAAGGTTGA
- a CDS encoding aminotransferase class III-fold pyridoxal phosphate-dependent enzyme, whose amino-acid sequence MKSSLMIADKAQPRPSFSEADAARLALELYGLTGPAKELNSERDQNFLIEADSGERFVLKIAAAAEHRETLEFQNAAMSHLGERVRSGFIPQLRKTKSGEDIARADGEDHSGHFVRLLTYHPSALLAEVNPHTPELLHSLGHFLGEIDKALDGFTHPASRRELKWDLQGALWIKEYTHHIAAPERRTIVEHFIRQFETRVVAHAASLRTGGRNLAACATTLRTSVVHNDANDYNVLVSDDGTGRKTVAGIIDFGDMLHTYTASEVAVAAAYAMLDKPDPLAAACEIVAGYHQVFPLTEQELEALYTLMCMRLAVSVTNSVLQQKLHPENKYLLVSERPAWRLLEKLRRVDPALPHYLFRNACKLPPCAESGGVIAWLKKSAGSFGPVVEADLKRDKLVVFDFSVGSPEFSDPTELADTEAFTAKVFAGMKAAGARTGLGRYNEPRLLYTSEVFKSADGERRTIHIGMDLFMAAGSPVFAPLDGVIHSFANNVAPLDYGPAIIVQHEADEGRVKFFTLYGHLSEDSLEGIHPGKLVNRGDRIARIGAPPTNGGWPPHLHFQIICDMLGKQGDFPGVAPASQREVWLSISPDPNLILGIPEDRLPAPSLSSDQILGLRREHIGPSLSIAYRKPLNLVKGWKQYLYDDEGRAYLDAVNNVAHVGHCHLRVVRAVQEQMAVLNTNTRYLHENIARLAERLCSTMPDPLSVCFFVCSGSEANELALRLARAHTKGTDFICVDGAYHGNTTSLIDISPYKFDGPGGKGAPAHVHKVIMPDVYRGPYKADGPGAGKEYARHVGGAVEQIEKNGKRLSAFICESALGCGGQIILPDGYLREAYRHVREAGGVCIADEVQTGLGRVGSHFWAFETQGVVPDIVTIGKPLGNGHPLAAVVTTPEIAASFDNGMEYFNTFGGNPVSCAVGLAVLDVIEEESLQENALKVGAHLKAGLEALKCKHPLIGDVRGSGLFIGVELVLDRETRAPATRQAAYVVERMKECGVLISTDGPLHNVLKIKPPRVLSTRNADELLVKLDEVLMESYLQPKPR is encoded by the coding sequence GTGAAAAGCAGTTTGATGATCGCCGACAAGGCCCAACCGCGTCCTTCTTTTTCTGAAGCCGACGCCGCGAGACTCGCGCTTGAGCTCTACGGCCTCACTGGGCCGGCGAAAGAACTCAACAGTGAGCGCGATCAGAATTTCCTCATCGAAGCGGATTCGGGCGAGCGGTTCGTGCTAAAGATCGCCGCCGCGGCCGAGCATAGAGAGACGTTGGAGTTCCAGAATGCAGCGATGTCGCATTTAGGCGAGCGAGTCCGCTCGGGCTTCATCCCTCAACTGCGCAAGACGAAATCCGGCGAAGATATCGCAAGGGCGGACGGCGAAGACCACTCCGGTCATTTTGTCCGGCTGCTGACTTATCATCCGAGCGCGTTGCTTGCCGAAGTCAATCCTCACACGCCGGAACTGCTTCACAGTCTCGGTCACTTTCTCGGAGAAATAGACAAAGCGCTCGACGGATTCACTCATCCGGCGTCGCGCAGAGAATTGAAGTGGGACTTGCAAGGAGCGCTGTGGATCAAAGAGTACACGCATCACATCGCGGCTCCCGAGCGGCGCACGATCGTAGAGCACTTCATACGTCAGTTTGAGACCCGCGTCGTAGCGCACGCTGCCAGCTTGCGAACGGGCGGCCGCAATTTAGCAGCGTGCGCTACGACGCTGCGTACTTCAGTCGTTCACAACGACGCGAACGATTACAACGTGCTGGTGAGCGACGACGGCACAGGTCGAAAAACGGTTGCCGGCATAATTGACTTCGGCGACATGCTGCATACCTACACTGCAAGCGAAGTAGCGGTCGCCGCGGCTTACGCGATGCTCGATAAGCCCGACCCGCTCGCTGCGGCATGCGAGATCGTTGCCGGCTATCACCAGGTGTTCCCGCTAACCGAACAGGAACTTGAAGCCCTGTACACGTTGATGTGCATGAGGCTTGCCGTCAGCGTGACTAACTCGGTGCTTCAGCAAAAGCTGCATCCCGAAAACAAGTATCTTCTCGTCAGCGAGCGGCCTGCCTGGCGATTGCTGGAGAAACTTCGCCGTGTCGACCCGGCGCTGCCTCATTACCTTTTCAGGAACGCGTGCAAGCTTCCCCCGTGCGCCGAGAGCGGGGGCGTTATCGCGTGGCTCAAGAAAAGCGCCGGCTCATTTGGGCCGGTGGTAGAGGCCGACTTGAAGCGCGACAAGCTGGTGGTGTTCGATTTCAGCGTCGGCAGTCCCGAGTTCAGCGATCCAACGGAGCTGGCGGACACTGAGGCGTTTACGGCAAAAGTCTTTGCGGGAATGAAAGCCGCCGGCGCGCGGACCGGCCTTGGCCGCTACAACGAACCTCGCCTGCTTTACACCAGCGAGGTATTCAAATCGGCTGACGGCGAGCGCAGGACGATTCACATCGGCATGGACTTGTTCATGGCAGCCGGCTCGCCGGTGTTCGCTCCGCTCGATGGAGTGATTCACAGCTTCGCGAATAACGTTGCGCCGCTCGATTACGGGCCGGCGATTATCGTTCAACACGAAGCTGACGAAGGCCGAGTGAAGTTCTTCACTCTGTATGGGCACTTGAGCGAAGACTCATTGGAAGGCATTCATCCGGGCAAGCTGGTCAACCGCGGCGACCGCATCGCACGCATCGGCGCGCCTCCGACCAACGGAGGCTGGCCGCCGCACCTTCACTTTCAGATCATCTGCGACATGCTCGGCAAGCAAGGAGACTTTCCCGGCGTCGCTCCCGCGAGTCAACGCGAAGTCTGGTTGAGCATCAGCCCCGACCCAAATCTAATTCTCGGAATCCCTGAGGACCGCTTACCTGCCCCGAGCTTGAGTTCGGATCAGATACTTGGACTCCGTCGCGAGCACATCGGTCCGTCGCTGAGCATCGCTTATCGAAAGCCGCTGAACCTCGTGAAGGGATGGAAGCAGTACCTCTACGACGACGAAGGCCGCGCATATCTCGACGCGGTCAACAACGTCGCTCACGTTGGCCATTGCCATCTGCGTGTTGTCAGAGCCGTCCAGGAACAGATGGCCGTGCTGAACACAAACACTCGATACCTTCACGAGAACATCGCGCGCTTAGCGGAGCGTTTGTGCTCGACGATGCCGGATCCGTTGAGTGTTTGTTTCTTCGTCTGTTCCGGGAGCGAAGCAAACGAGCTTGCATTGCGGCTCGCGCGTGCTCACACGAAAGGGACCGACTTCATATGTGTCGATGGGGCCTATCACGGGAACACGACTTCGCTGATCGACATAAGCCCGTACAAGTTCGACGGTCCGGGCGGCAAGGGCGCGCCTGCTCACGTTCACAAGGTGATCATGCCGGACGTGTATCGAGGCCCGTACAAAGCCGACGGTCCAGGCGCAGGTAAGGAGTACGCGCGACATGTCGGCGGCGCCGTCGAGCAGATTGAGAAGAACGGCAAGCGCTTGTCGGCGTTCATCTGCGAATCGGCGCTCGGCTGCGGAGGCCAGATCATCCTGCCAGACGGCTATCTCAGAGAAGCTTATCGCCACGTTCGAGAAGCCGGCGGCGTTTGCATAGCCGACGAAGTGCAAACGGGACTTGGCCGAGTCGGTTCGCATTTCTGGGCGTTCGAGACTCAAGGCGTAGTTCCAGACATCGTGACCATCGGCAAGCCGCTCGGCAACGGCCACCCGCTCGCGGCTGTGGTAACCACGCCGGAGATCGCAGCGTCGTTTGATAACGGAATGGAATACTTCAACACGTTCGGAGGCAATCCGGTTTCCTGTGCAGTGGGACTGGCGGTGTTGGATGTGATCGAAGAAGAGAGCTTGCAAGAGAACGCGTTGAAGGTGGGGGCTCATTTGAAGGCGGGGCTTGAAGCATTGAAGTGCAAGCATCCGCTGATAGGAGACGTTCGCGGATCAGGCTTATTCATCGGAGTCGAACTGGTGCTTGATCGAGAAACGCGCGCTCCTGCAACTAGACAAGCAGCTTACGTCGTCGAACGAATGAAGGAATGTGGCGTACTTATCAGCACTGATGGTCCACTGCACAACGTGTTGAAGATCAAGCCTCCGAGGGTGCTCTCCACACGCAACGCAGATGAACTTCTCGTCAAGCTCGACGAAGTATTGATGGAGAGTTATCTGCAGCCAAAGCCGCGTTAG
- a CDS encoding TIGR01777 family oxidoreductase produces MQGDEAKATTTSRSKRIRAVVFLILLVVFTVYLLWDYTLGDYLRSAALLAVALLLVLLGYYFPRVGRTLMFLAGAYLLFVYWMILTLGPMILFVLLSQFILQNVAVRFQIVVFVAWAILLGWAVLLIATERKRERLFNRLKRIGAFAPVAYSFNLLMIAVMFFSSVTYILAEHGVLKLNRAADASILPWDITLFYFWHFLEAVPLLRVNETLHWNEPLTYDSGWVGLMLLLFKLAVIVPVIGAFAWYWRKVGAQKPSSAQGLLKVIGAARSMKVVIAGGTGQVGTILARAFHRQGHQVVVLSRSPETAPWRVVKWDAESPGDWRAVLEGADAVINLAGRSVNCRYNAENRRLITESRVKSTQVIGEAIALAARPPRVWLQASTATIYAHTYDKANDEASGVIGCSEDAPDTWRFSNDVVTSWEQAANEANTPRTRRVLLRSAIIMSPDRGGAFDMLLKLVRFRLGGSAGDGEQYVSWIHDQDFIRSIFWLIDHDEVEGPVNLAAPNPLPNSEFMQALRAAWGTRFGLPATERMLEIGAFLLRTETELILKSRRVVPGRLLDAGFVFQFPMWTDAAKDLCSRWRKASSTAE; encoded by the coding sequence ATGCAAGGTGACGAAGCAAAGGCAACCACAACTTCGCGGTCGAAGAGAATTCGAGCCGTAGTTTTCCTAATCCTGTTGGTCGTGTTTACGGTGTATTTGCTGTGGGATTACACGCTGGGTGATTATCTTAGGTCGGCCGCTCTTTTAGCGGTAGCTCTCTTGCTCGTTTTGCTCGGCTACTACTTCCCGCGTGTAGGCCGTACGCTCATGTTTCTTGCCGGGGCATACCTTCTCTTCGTCTACTGGATGATTCTTACTCTAGGACCGATGATCCTGTTCGTCTTGCTGTCTCAGTTCATTCTGCAGAACGTCGCAGTTCGTTTCCAAATCGTCGTTTTCGTCGCATGGGCGATACTGCTTGGATGGGCCGTGCTGTTAATCGCCACTGAGAGAAAACGCGAACGTCTCTTCAACCGTTTGAAGAGAATAGGAGCTTTCGCACCAGTCGCATACTCATTCAACTTGTTGATGATTGCGGTGATGTTCTTCTCGTCGGTCACCTACATACTTGCCGAGCATGGCGTCCTAAAGCTTAACAGAGCAGCAGACGCGAGCATCTTGCCTTGGGACATAACCCTCTTCTACTTTTGGCATTTTCTGGAGGCTGTGCCCTTGCTGCGGGTGAACGAGACGCTGCACTGGAACGAGCCGCTGACTTACGATAGCGGTTGGGTCGGCCTGATGCTCCTCCTGTTCAAGTTGGCAGTAATTGTCCCCGTGATCGGAGCTTTCGCATGGTATTGGAGAAAAGTCGGAGCGCAAAAGCCAAGCTCTGCGCAAGGTCTTTTGAAGGTGATCGGCGCCGCGCGATCCATGAAAGTCGTGATAGCGGGCGGCACGGGCCAGGTTGGAACAATCCTCGCTCGGGCGTTCCACCGGCAAGGGCATCAAGTGGTTGTTCTCAGCCGCAGTCCGGAAACGGCGCCATGGCGTGTCGTGAAATGGGATGCCGAGAGTCCCGGAGACTGGAGGGCTGTACTGGAAGGAGCAGATGCGGTCATCAATTTGGCCGGGCGAAGCGTCAACTGCCGCTACAACGCCGAGAACCGCAGGCTGATCACGGAGTCTCGGGTGAAGTCCACACAGGTGATCGGCGAGGCCATTGCCCTTGCAGCCAGGCCGCCGCGAGTGTGGCTTCAGGCTAGCACCGCAACGATTTATGCTCATACCTATGACAAAGCCAATGATGAAGCTAGTGGCGTGATCGGCTGTTCCGAAGACGCGCCGGATACCTGGCGCTTCAGCAATGATGTTGTCACTTCCTGGGAGCAAGCTGCGAATGAAGCGAACACGCCAAGAACACGCAGAGTGCTCCTGCGCTCGGCGATCATAATGAGTCCGGATCGCGGCGGCGCATTCGATATGCTACTGAAACTCGTGCGATTCAGACTTGGTGGATCTGCGGGAGACGGCGAGCAGTACGTCTCCTGGATACACGATCAGGATTTCATCCGAAGCATCTTCTGGTTGATAGATCACGACGAAGTCGAAGGACCAGTGAATCTCGCTGCGCCAAACCCGCTGCCCAACTCCGAGTTTATGCAGGCTCTGCGAGCAGCGTGGGGCACTCGCTTCGGTCTACCTGCCACGGAGCGGATGTTGGAGATCGGGGCGTTTCTTCTGCGAACCGAAACTGAACTCATTCTAAAAAGCCGTCGAGTTGTCCCGGGAAGGCTGCTTGATGCGGGATTTGTTTTTCAGTTCCCGATGTGGACGGATGCGGCGAAGGACCTCTGCAGTCGGTGGCGAAAAGCGTCCTCTACCGCAGAATAA